From the Acidovorax sp. NCPPB 3576 genome, the window TATGCCCTAGTGCTGATTGCGATGAGGGCTATTTTTGCGGTTGGCTCAAAGGCGTGCCCCGTCAGGCCTGCTCTTTCAGCCAGGCCTCGAAGGCCTCGCGCGAACTGTTGCGCAAAGCCCGACGGAAAGTCGCGCGGTCGCCAAGGTAAAGGCAATGGCGGATCACGGTGTAGGCGTTGAAGCTGCCCTGCGGGTTGTGGTCTTCGAAGTGCTGCTTGTAGCGTTTGACGGTGCCGATGGTGGCGCGCATCAAGGTGTTGAAGCGTGCGCGTGTGATCGTCGGCGACCATGCGCGGATGTCGTCCACGAACAAGTCCACCTTGTGCGGCTCGAACTCCTGGTCCTTGAAGAAATGGTTCGCGATCTTGAGGAAGGTGAATGCATTGAGTTCGCTGCCGGGGGCCTGCGCCTGCTCGGCCGGCGTGGATTCCAGGTCGCTCTCTTCGGCTTCGGCGGTTTCGTCGGGTGCCTGCAGCAACTCGGCCTCGGTGGCGTCGCGGATCTGCAGGAACTCGCGGTCGGCCAGCTCGAACAGGGCCGACAGCACGTTGATGCGGCGCTTGAGCTGCCCGGGGATCGATTTCTTGTACTTGATCTTGTGGTCCAGCACGCTCCAGGAGTCCTGGATGATCGTTCGCACCTGCAACTCGAACGGCTGGTTGGCATAGGCCGCGTGTTCGGCCAGGGCCGCCTGCGTCGGCGTCAGCCGCAGGTCGAGGTGCAGGCCCTTGTAGCCGAAGGAATCCTCGGTGCTCTCCACCGCCGTCACCTTGTCGGTCACGTCGATCACCTCGAAATGCGAGCGCACGGCCTGCGCGACTTTTTCCAGTTCGTCTTCGTACAGGCACACCACCCGCACACCGATCAGGTCGGTGATGTAGTGGCGGATCTCGTAAGGGGTGTTGCTTTCTTCCAGCGCCGCGCGGTACTTGCGCGAGAACTTGTTCACGCATTCGCGGCGGTCCTTCACGCGCCCCTCGACCTTGGTGATGTCCAGGTGGGGCGTGCGCGAGAGGATGGCCTGCAGCAGCGCCATATAGGACGCGCAGGCGTACTGCAGCGCAGGCAGTTCCTGGGCGTAGATGGCTTCGAAGGTTTTTTCTTCCTGGGAGAAATCGAGCGAGGGCATGGCAAAAAACGGTGCTGAGGTGCGATGGCCTCCAGGGCGGGCCATCGGCAAGCGCCATCGTAGTCCAACTGCATTGCCATGGCGAAGGCAAGCGGACTGGCCCGGTCAACTTCGCGTGGGTGCCGACGGGACTTACCGTGCGGGCGCCAAATCAGCCGAGGCGGCCATCGGCTCGCCGCGCTGCGGCGCCTGCGCCAGGGCCATGACCTCATGCGCGGGCAGGCCCTTCAAGCGGTGGTCGCTCCACACCTGCCGCCAGCGCCGGGCGCCGGGCAGGCCATGGCGCAGCCCGAGCATGTGCCGAGCGATCGAGTACCAATGCGTGCCGTGCAGTGCCGCCTCGCGGGCCATGTAATCCACCATGGCGGCCTCGATCCCTTCGCGCGTGAGGGCATTGTCGGCAGTGCCGAAGTAAAGCGCATCCCAGCGCGCAAGCCACCAGGGGTTGTGGTACGCCTCGCGCCCCACCATGGCGCCATCGACCCGGCCCAGGGCATCGGCCACGGCCTCGTCGGTGGCGAGGCCACCGTTCAAGGCGATGGTGAGGTGCGGAAAGTCGGCCTTGAGGCGCTGCACCACGTCGTAGCGCAGCGGCGGGACCTCGCGGTTCTCCTTGGGCGACAACCCTTTGAGCCAGGCGTTGCGCGCATGGACGATGAACACGCGGCAGCCCGCATCCGCCACGGTGCCGACGAAGTCGCGCACGAAGCCGTAGTCCTCGCTCTGGTCGATTCCGATGCGGTGCTTGACCGTGACCGGCACGTCCACCACATCGACCATGGCCTTCACGCCATCGGCCACCAGTTGCGGCTCGTTCATCAGGCAGGCGCCGAAGGCACCGCGCTGCACCCGCTCGCTGGGGCAGCCGCAGTTGAGGTTGATCTCGCCATAGCCCCATTGCGCCCCCAGCCGCGCGGCCTGGGCCAGATCGGCCGGCTCGCTGCCGCCCAGTTGCAGGGCCACCGGGTGCTCTTCGGCGTTGAAGCGCAGGTGCCGCTCGACGTCGCCATGGATCAGCGCGCCGGTGGTCACCATCTCGGTGTAGAGCAGCGCGTGGCGGCTCAGCAGGCGGTGCAGGTAGCGGCAGTGGCGATCGGTCCAGTCCATCATGGGAGCCACACTTAACCGCCAAGGTGAAAATTTCGAGCTAAGTTTTTGATTTACTTCAGTTCTCATGCATTCCTTGCTCCCTGCCGTAGTTGCATTCCGGGGCGTTTTTTGGGGGGTTCCAGCTCCCCAAGGTCAACTCTTCGGTGCAACTCACGGGCAAAGTTGCACCACACAAATTCATCCAGTTGCACCGGAGATCACACCCTATGCCATCCATCCAAAAACGCGGCGACAAGTTCCTGGCGCAGGTGCGCATCAAGCAAGGCGGAGTCGTGATTTTCTCAGAGTCGAAGGTCTTCGAAAAAGAAGTGATGGCCAAGACCTGGGGTGACAGGCCCGAAGCGAAAGTGAAGAAGGAAGGCCCCGCCAAGCACGCTGCGAGCAAGATCACGGTCGGCGAGCTGGTGGACAGGCATCTGGCGGCGCAGATCAAGTACCGGCCCCTGCTCGGCCGTTCGACGATCCACAACCACCAGAAGATCGCCGACGCGTTCCGCAAGGTGAAGGTCAGCGACCTGACGAAGGAGTTCGCCCGTCGAAACCAGCACCACCAAACCAGCATCGACATGATCCCCATCTACAGCTTCGCTTTGGCCTGCCCTCGGCGTCTGGGTGAGCTCGGGAAGATGGGGTGGAAGGATATTGATACCAAGCGTCGCACCATCCTTCTTCGTCAGGTCAAGCATCCGAAGAAAAAGGAGTACCACGACTAAGTCATTCCACTGCTGGAGCCAGTGTGGAATCTTCTGGAGACCATCCCAAAACTGGACGCAAGACTGTTCCCGCACAACATGGATAACTGTGCCGCGAGACGACGGTCACTGTGAAATGGCTGCGTCAGGGTCAGGGGGTGTTATGTCTGAAATAGGGGGTTTGCAACAAATCCTCACCAAATCATAACGATTACGCTTTATTGGCATTGAGCATGAAATCAACGAATGCGCGAAGCTTTCCTGGCATGTGCTTGCGATGGGGGTAATACAGATGGAATGCGTCGTCCATAGCGCTGTGCTGCTTGAGAATCTGCCGCAACTCGCCGCTGGCCATCTCTTGCTTTGCGAACTCCTCGATCACGAAGCCGATGCCGAGACCTTGTACCGCCGCGTCCACCACAGACCGCATCTCGTCGAATAGAAGGCGCCCCTGCACGTCGATTTGCACCATTTGGCCATGTGCATCGAACCTCCATTCGTACCACCGGCCTCCCACGGAATAGCGTTGCCGAATGCAGTCGTGCTTCAACAGATCATTGAGGGACCTGGGTTCCTTGCGGTGTTGAAAGTAGTTCGGGGCGGCCACCAGAATTCTTTTCTGCACCGATCCCAGCTGCATGGCAACCATGTCGTTCTGCACCTTCTTGCCCATGCGTATGCCCATGTCAAAGCCGGCGCTCACGATATCGCCGAGCAGGTTGTCCAGGGATATCTCGACATGGATCAGCGGGAAACTCGCTAGAAATGCCTCCAGATGCGGCTCGATCAATATGCGGTACGCAACGTATGACGTGTTGACCCGCACCGTGCCGGACGGCTGATCAGTCGCAAGCAAAGTCTCCGCCAAGGAGTTCTTGATGAGTGCGAGCGCGGGTGCCAATTTTGAATGCAGTGATGCACCCGCTTCGGTCAGGCTGACGCTGCGCGTGGTTCGGTTGAAAAGCCGCACATTCAATTGCGCTTCTACCGCCTTGATGGTGCGGGACACCGCTGTCGGCGTAACGCCCAGTTCGGCCGCCGCCCGGGCAAAGTTCAAATGCCGGGCCGCCGCCTCAAACGTCAAAAGCCCCGGAAGGTGCACCGGTGGCGAGGCGGCTGCCACGCCCTCAAGGCCGGCCTGCATTGCATCTTCAATTGTGAGCTTTTTGTTCATAATCTATCTCTGCTTGTGACTATTTACGTCATTATTGCCGGCCTCCATACTTCCTGCATCACATGAATTCACCACGCAACGTGGTTGCTCAAAAGGAACAAAAAATGGCGTCTGGCAACTCTTGCAGCGATCTTTTCTCGCCCGTGGCGATGGGTGCCCTGGCGCTTGCAAACCGCATCGTCATGGCGCCGCTCACCCGCAGCCGCATGGGTCGCGACGGCGTGCCCAACGAAATGCATGCCCGCTACTACGCACAGCGCGCCAGTGCGGGCCTGATCATCAGCGAAGCCACCAACATCTCTGCCCAGGGGCGCGGCTATGCACTGACGCCTGGCTTCTGGACGGACGATCAGGTTGCCGGCTGGAAGGAGGTGACCGACGCGGTGCACGCAGCCGGGGGCCTGATCGTCTGCCAACTGTGGCATGTGGGCCGCTTCTCGCATGTGGACCTGCAGCCGGACGGGGCCGCGCCGGTGGCACCGTCAGCGGTTCGGGCACAAGGGCAGACCTACACCGAAAAGGGCATGCTGGATGTGTCGATGCCACGGGCACTGGAAACGTCCGAAATTCCCGGCGTCATCGCGCAATACCGGCACGCCGCGGAGTGTGCAAAGCGCGCCGGCTTCGACGGTGTGGAAGTGCATTCCGCCAACAGCTATCTGCTGGATCAGTTCTTGCGCGATTCGACCAACCATCGCAGCGACGCCTACGGCGGCTCTATCGAGAATCGCAGCCGGCTCACCTTGGAAGTCACTGCAGCGGTGGTTGAGGTCTGGGGCCACGACCGCGTTGGCATTCGGCTCTCTCCAGTGACACCGGACGCAGGCAACACGCCTCTGGACAGCCAGGTCATGCAGACGTACGGCTACGTGATCGAGCAGTTGAATCGCTTCCAGCTGGCATACATGCACTTTGTCGAGGGCGCTACGGCCACCTCGCGGACTGTGCCCGAAGGCATAGACCTCGACGCATTGCGCGCACGGTTCAAAGGCCCCTACATCGGCAACAACAACTACGACCTCGCGCTGGCGGTGGATCGCCGCTCTAAAGGCAAGGTCGATGCCGTCGCCTTCGGCCGTCCTTTCATTGCCAATCCCGATCTGGTGCATCGACTGAAGACGGGCGCTGGCCTCGTTGTTGCCCCTCGGGAAACCTACTACGGAAACGGCGCCAAGGGCTACACGGACTGGCCTGCACTGGCGGAATGAGCAGGTGTGTGCAGACCCATCACCCGATGTGAAGCGAAGAGTCATTGCGACTCTCATCAGGAGTAATCGAATGAAAGCGACCTTTCTCAAGACTTTGATTTTCGCGGCGATCGCTGTCGGCATGGGCGCTACCGCCCACGCCGCAGACGCGCCAACCCGACCCCAAGCCAACCAAGGAAAAACCATGAGCAAGCCAACGTACGTGCAGGATTACCAAGCCATATCCGAAGTGCTGAACAAGTACATCGAAGGATGCAAGCAGGCCAAGAGCAGCATCATGAAGTCCGCCTTCAGCCCACAGGCGACGATGTACAGCGTCGGCCCCGATGGCAAGCTGACCGGGGGCGCGATCCCGATCCTGTTCGAGGGTATCGACAAGGACTTCCGCCCGTCCCCTGACGCTGCTGCCGCGATCACCCGCATAGAGATCGTCGGTACGGCGGCCAGCGCCCGCATCGACGCCAACGACATGTCGGGCATCTCGTTCACCGACTTTTTCCATCTGTTGAAGGTCGATGGCCAGTGGACGGTAGTCAGCAAGATATTCCAAGCCCACGCGGCGCCTTGACCAGCTATCTGCACAGCGAATCCGAGGCCCACGACCAAGTCGGCCTGCCGGTTAACTCAGTCCAGTGGGCATGGCGCCCAGGTATCGCCGATCATGGTTCGCACCACGTCGCCGGGCGCCGCTAGAGATCGCCCACGACTGCATGGGATCTGCCCGAAGGACAAGCCGCACAAAGCCCGCTTTCAGCAAGGCAATCATGTTCGGCGTTGGCGCCGAGGCAGGTCTTCAGGCGAGCCGAGCAGAAGCTACTCGGCGGTGTGAGCACAGATTCCTGTCCGTCGCGTGAAGCTCAAAGTGCCATGGTCCGCACCGAGGTCGTCGGCGCCACTGCAAGCACCGCCCACATCGACACCGCCGACATCTCCGGCTAGCGCTTTTCACTTGCTCACTAACCAGAAAATTTCATGAACACCCTCAACTCCGCTCTCGCCGCTTCCGCCCTGACCGTTGCGGTTGGTAGCGTTTCTGCAGCCGACAGGCCCGGCGTCGAACGCAACACTGCAAAATTTCTGCAGTCCCTTGAAGGCGGCAAGACGCTCGACACCATGACGCCGGCCGATGCGCGCGCCGCGCTGGTGGGTGCCCAGGCCGCACCTCTCGTGGCTTTGCCGGTGGCTGACGTCAGCGAGAAGACGATTCACGTCGATGGCAGCGACCTGAAGCTGACCATCGTGCGCCCGGCTGGCAGCAAACAGAAGACCCTGCCCGCGTTCATGTACTTCCATGGCGGTGGCTGGGTGCTGGGCGACTTCGGGACCCACGAGCGGCTGGTGCGTGACCTGGTGACCGGCTCGGGCGCGGTAGCGGTCTTTGTCAACTACACCCTGTCGCCTGAGGCAGGACATGGAGTCGCCATCGAGCAAGCCTATGCCGCGACCAAATGGGTCGCCGAGCATGGCAAGGAGATCAAGGTCGACGGCACGCGCCTCGCCGTGGCTGGCAACAGCGCAGGCGGAAATTTGGCCGCCGTGGTTGCCTTGATGGCGAACGAGAAGGGCGCACCGGCACTGCGTTCGCAAGTATTGCTGTGTCCTGTGACGGATGCCAACTTCGACACGCCATCGTATAAGGAGTTTGCCGACGGCTACTTCCTGACAAAGGACTTGATGGTGTGGTTCTGGGACCATTACACGACCGACGCCGAGGCGCGCAAGCGAATCTACGCTTCGCCGCTGCAGGCGACGACCGAGCAACTCAAGGGCTTGCCGCCGGCGCTGATCCAGACTGCCGAATTCGATGTCCTGCGCGACGAAGCCGAAGCTTACGGACGCAAGCTCGACGCTGCGGGTGTGCATGTCAAGTCGGTACGCTACAACGGCATGATTCACGATTTTGGCCTGTCGAACGGGTTCAGCCATCTGCCGGCGCCCCGCAGCGCGATAGCGCAGGCATCGCAGGAACTCAAGGCCAACTTGAGCAGGTAATTTCAAAGGCCGCGATACTCGTGCGCCGCGAGCAACTCGGAAAGGCCGCGAGGATCCTGCGTCCATGGCCGCGGCGATGGCCGCGATGTAGCCATCGGCCGTGGCAACGGCCAAGCCAGCGCCGCGGGCCTTGGCCATCAGCGCCGCATAGGCCTGGGTGCAGGCCAGGTCAAAAGGCAGCACGCTGCCGGCGAACAAGGGCAACACACGCTTTTCCAAGTTCTCTTGCCGGCCGGCAGTAGCGCGACACCCGCCCGCAATTCCGCCTCCGTGATAGCGGAAAGGAACAAGGTCTCCATCGCCTGGGCGTCGATCCACTCCATCATGGGCGCGACGGACAGGCGCCAGGGGCCGTGGGGTGCGGTGGACATGGGCACGGGGTAGAGAAAAGCGGCGGACGGAAGGGAGAAGAACAGGGGGAAAGCAGGGCTGCGTTATCCCATCGGGCCCTGGAAGACGGATTCGAATGGAAATGCGCCCATGCCGGCGGATTGATTGCCTACGTTGCTATGCAATCAGGAGCAAGCTGCAGGGCCTTCAACCGCCTGCCCCCCGCCGGTCGATCTTGCGGCTGAGCACGATGCTGGTCTGCGTCTGGTGCACGCCTTCCAACTGGCCGATGCGATCGAGCAGCGCATCGAGCTGCTCATGGCTGGTGCAGCGCAGGAACACCAAGTAGTCGAACGCGCCGCTCACGGCCGAGACTTCCTCCACCTCCGGCACCGAGCCGAGCATGCGCAGCACCGCCGGCGAGGCCTTGGGCAGCACGCTCAAGCTGCACCAGGCGCGCACGGCCTGGGCCTCCAGCGGCGCGCCCAGGCGAACGCCGTATCCGGCCACGATGCCCTCGCGCTCCAGCCGGGCGATGCGCGCCACGACCGTGGTGCGGGCCAAGCCCAGGCGGCGCGCCAGCAGCGCGGTGCTTTCGCGCGCGTTGGCCTGCAGCAGGCTGAGCAGGCGGCGATCGGTGGAGTCCATCTCGGTGGCCATGGCGGTCCTCGTTAGCAGTTCGGATCGATGCGTCGGATATTTTCGCCGTATCGACGAACGATGGACGCAAATACGACGTTTTGCACGCTACACATCGACGCAGACCACCCATAGCATGGCTTCATCCTTTCGTAGTCAAACCCTCAGGAGACCGCCATGCCTTCCACCCCCATTTCCCACCGCATCGCCATCCTGGGCGCGGGCCACATCGGCTTCGCCATGGCCGTGCTGCTCCAAGAAGCTGGCGGCTACGAGGTGACCGTGGCCGACCGGGACCCCGAGGCGCTGGCCCGCGCGGGCGCGCTGGGCGTCGGCACCGCGCTGCTGCAGGACGATGGCGCCCTGGAGGCGGCCGTTACCGGCCAATTCGCCGTGTTGAACGCACTGCCGTTCCACCGCGCGGTGCCGGTCGCCACGGCGTGCGTTCGCCAGGGGGTGCACTATTTCGACCTGACGGAGGACGTGCGCAGCACGCAGGCGATCCGCGCCCTGGCGCAGGGCGCCCGCAGCGTGCTGATGCCGCAGTGCGGGCTGGCGCCGGGCTTCATCGGCGTGGTGGGCAACGATCTGGCGCAGCGCTTCGACACGCTGAACGACCTGCGCATGCGTGTCGGGGCATTGCCGCGTTACCCGCTGGGCGCGCTGCGCTACAACCTGACGTGGAGCACCGAAGGCCTCATCAACGAATACTGCAACCCCTGCGAGGCCATCGTGGACGGCCAGCCGACCACCGTGGCGGCGCTGGACGGGCTGGAGACCTTTGCGCTGGACGGGGTGGAATACGAAGCCTTCAACACCTCCGGCGGGCTGGGCACGCTGCCCGAAACCTGGGCCGGCCGCGCCCGCCGCATGGACTACCAGTCGATCCGCTACCCGGGGCACTGCGCCATCCTGAAGCTGCTGCTGAACGACCTGCGCCTGCGCGACCGGCGCGATCTGCTGAAAGACATTTTCGAGGCCGCGATTCCCGCGACCGAGCAGGATGTGATCGTGGTCTTCGCCAGCGCTTCGGGCCTGCGCGGCGGGCGGCTGGTGCAGGACGCCTATTCGGCGCGCATCGTCGGCGCCAAGGTGGGCGGGCATGCGCTGAACGCCATCCAGCTGACCACGGCGGCCAGCATCTGCGCGGCGCTGGATCTGGTGGTGCAGGGCCGGCTGCCGCAGTCGGGCTTCATCCGGCAGGAGCAGATCGCGCTGGCGGATTTCCTGGGCAACCGCTTTGGGCGGGCGTACCGCGATCACGCGCTGGTACAAGCCGAGGGCGCGGCAGCGGCCTGAGCAGGAACCGGGGCGGACCCGCGGAGGAAACCCGAAAGGAGCGCGATGTGTTTCGCGGGCAAGCAGCCTTGTTCGCCCACGGCGAATTCGGACCTTGGTGCGCGCTGTGCAATAGCGGCCTCGTTTCCCATCCCCAACCCATGCGTCGGTGCCTGGGCCTGCTGGCCCAGCATCCGCGTACCGCTGATTGATGAAGACCGCCTTTTTTCGACCTGCCATTCCAGCGACGGCACTGCCGCAATCCGTGGGCCTGCCCGCCCGGCAAGGCCACCCGGCCAACACCCCCGTGCGAATCCCGGTGCGGCACAGCACGGCGGGGCCTTTGCACGGGCTGTCCGCAGCCCGGCCGGTGCGCCCCTCCTTGGGCTCCGAGCCGATGAGGACGCGCCTGGCGGCGCCCCTGGGCGTCGACATGGCCTCGGTCGATATCGCCGATGCCCTTTGTGCGGTCGATCTGCCGCCCGCCGGCGGTGCCTGCGGTGTGCCGGCTAGAACCATGCAGGCGTTGCAGCGGGCCGTTCTGGAGGGCATGCGGGACTTCGCGGGGCAGGCGTACACCGTGGCTTTCGATGAGATCACTGGCCGGGGCGGGATGCGCTTCGCCGCCGACCAATCCAGCGCGGCGACCAAGTGCTGGGAAAACCTGGAGCATCCGCAGGTCCTCGCGATCGTGCTGGGGTTTGCCGGCACGCGCATGGAAGACCCCGACGATCTGATGTGCGATCTCAAGTCCCAGATTCCGCGGCCCCATGCCAACCCGTTGGCCTCGGGCCTGCCCGACCTGGGACGGGTGGGCGGTGGATGGCAGGAGCGGTGGCACGCCGAAGCGCTGGCGCCCCGGGCCGACGGGCTGGATATGGCTGCCTTGCTGATGCGCTACGCCCAGATGGCAGCGGACGGCGGAAAAACGCTTTCTGTCTCGGTGGTGGGCCACAGCCTCGGCGCGGCGGTGGCCACGCTGGCCAGCTTCGACATCGCGCATTTCCTAGACGCCAACGGTGCGCGCGGCAAGGTCAGCACCTATGCCTTCAATCCCCCGCGGTTGGGAATGGAGGCCGTCGCGCGGCGCTACACCGCGCCGAAGGCCGGAGGGGGCATGGCCTTTGCGCTGCGCCAGTTCACGCGGGCCCTGGACCCGATCCAGTCCATGCCGATGCTCATGCACCACCCGGGCTGGGCGGCGTCGCCGCAGCCCGGCAGCTACTGTGCAGCGGGTAATCCCCGGATCGTCACCTACCAGGACCGTTGGGCCGACCGGGTGAACCTGTCCGCCAACCATGAGTTGCCCCGGTGGCAGCCCGTCATCGCAGACGCCATGCATGCCAGTGACCTGGATCGTATTTTCGGCACCCCGGGTCGCGAAAGCGGAGCCTCTCCGGCGGGAAGGCCTGCGCCTTCCGGCACCTAGGGCACCTCTGCACGAACCGGGCGGTATTGGCACCGACGCAGGCGGCCCGAGGCGGCCTGAGGCGTGCGACGCGGTGATTCGTGCAGGTTTCCTGTCTATCGGCCAGACGCTTGCATCGGCATGGATGCAACGGCCAGTGGTGCCTGCACCATCGGCTCGGAGCCAGCGAACCGGCGGCAGTGGTTCTTGCCGTTCTGCTTGGCCTCGTACATGGCGTGGTCGGCCTGGCGCAGCAGCAGATCGGGCGTGTCTCCATCCAGGGGATAGATGCTCAGGCCGATGCTGGCCGAGACGAAGCCCTGGCCGCGCGGCAGCGGCACGGGCTGGTGCACGGCCTGCAGCACGCGCTCGAGCAGGGGCGCGCAGTCGGCGGGAGACTGCAGCCCGCCGAGCAGCAGCACCATCTCGTCTCCGCCCAGGCGCGCCAGCGTGTCCTCGGCACGCAGGTGCGACTGGATGCGGCGCCCCACCTCGATGAGCAGCTGGTCGCCCGCTGCATGGCCATGCTGGTCGTTCACTCGCTTGAAGCCATCGAGATCGAGGTAGCACACTGCCAGCAGTTCGCTATGCCGCTGCGCATGGGCGATGGTCTGCACCAGCCGGTCGGCCAGCAGGCGCCGGTTGGGCAGGCCGGTGAGGCTGTCGTACAGCGCGATGTGTTCCAGCTCCTGCTCGTGCGCCTTGATCTGGGTGATGTCGCTGATGACCACGATGTAGTGGTGCGGATAGCCTTCGTTGCCCAATACCGCCGCGATGGAAACCCGTTGCGGCACGCCACCCTGCGGACTGCGCCCGAGCAGCTCGCCCTGCCAGTAGCCCTGCGCCTGCACGGCATGCCACACGCCGGGAAAGTCGGGGTGGGGCGCGGCGTTGTAGAGCGTTTGCACATGGCGCCCCAGGACCTGCTGTCGCGCCTCGCCGGTCATGCGCTCGAAGGCCGGATTGGCGTCCACGATGAGGCGCTCGGCATCCAGGATGAGTACGGCCTCGTAGCTGTGCGCGAACACGCTGGCGGCGATGCCCAGCCGCATCTCGGCCTCCTTCACGCCGCGCAGGTCGGTGACGAACCCCACGAACATTGGCCCCCCGGGCGCGTCGGCTCGGCCGATGGCCAGCCGCAGCGGAAAGGTGCTGCCGTCGCGGTGCAGCC encodes:
- a CDS encoding Lrp/AsnC family transcriptional regulator, translated to MATEMDSTDRRLLSLLQANARESTALLARRLGLARTTVVARIARLEREGIVAGYGVRLGAPLEAQAVRAWCSLSVLPKASPAVLRMLGSVPEVEEVSAVSGAFDYLVFLRCTSHEQLDALLDRIGQLEGVHQTQTSIVLSRKIDRRGAGG
- a CDS encoding alkene reductase gives rise to the protein MASGNSCSDLFSPVAMGALALANRIVMAPLTRSRMGRDGVPNEMHARYYAQRASAGLIISEATNISAQGRGYALTPGFWTDDQVAGWKEVTDAVHAAGGLIVCQLWHVGRFSHVDLQPDGAAPVAPSAVRAQGQTYTEKGMLDVSMPRALETSEIPGVIAQYRHAAECAKRAGFDGVEVHSANSYLLDQFLRDSTNHRSDAYGGSIENRSRLTLEVTAAVVEVWGHDRVGIRLSPVTPDAGNTPLDSQVMQTYGYVIEQLNRFQLAYMHFVEGATATSRTVPEGIDLDALRARFKGPYIGNNNYDLALAVDRRSKGKVDAVAFGRPFIANPDLVHRLKTGAGLVVAPRETYYGNGAKGYTDWPALAE
- a CDS encoding LysR family transcriptional regulator, which gives rise to MNKKLTIEDAMQAGLEGVAAASPPVHLPGLLTFEAAARHLNFARAAAELGVTPTAVSRTIKAVEAQLNVRLFNRTTRSVSLTEAGASLHSKLAPALALIKNSLAETLLATDQPSGTVRVNTSYVAYRILIEPHLEAFLASFPLIHVEISLDNLLGDIVSAGFDMGIRMGKKVQNDMVAMQLGSVQKRILVAAPNYFQHRKEPRSLNDLLKHDCIRQRYSVGGRWYEWRFDAHGQMVQIDVQGRLLFDEMRSVVDAAVQGLGIGFVIEEFAKQEMASGELRQILKQHSAMDDAFHLYYPHRKHMPGKLRAFVDFMLNANKA
- a CDS encoding GTP pyrophosphokinase, producing the protein MPSLDFSQEEKTFEAIYAQELPALQYACASYMALLQAILSRTPHLDITKVEGRVKDRRECVNKFSRKYRAALEESNTPYEIRHYITDLIGVRVVCLYEDELEKVAQAVRSHFEVIDVTDKVTAVESTEDSFGYKGLHLDLRLTPTQAALAEHAAYANQPFELQVRTIIQDSWSVLDHKIKYKKSIPGQLKRRINVLSALFELADREFLQIRDATEAELLQAPDETAEAEESDLESTPAEQAQAPGSELNAFTFLKIANHFFKDQEFEPHKVDLFVDDIRAWSPTITRARFNTLMRATIGTVKRYKQHFEDHNPQGSFNAYTVIRHCLYLGDRATFRRALRNSSREAFEAWLKEQA
- the xopAP gene encoding XopAP family type III secretion system effector; the encoded protein is MKTAFFRPAIPATALPQSVGLPARQGHPANTPVRIPVRHSTAGPLHGLSAARPVRPSLGSEPMRTRLAAPLGVDMASVDIADALCAVDLPPAGGACGVPARTMQALQRAVLEGMRDFAGQAYTVAFDEITGRGGMRFAADQSSAATKCWENLEHPQVLAIVLGFAGTRMEDPDDLMCDLKSQIPRPHANPLASGLPDLGRVGGGWQERWHAEALAPRADGLDMAALLMRYAQMAADGGKTLSVSVVGHSLGAAVATLASFDIAHFLDANGARGKVSTYAFNPPRLGMEAVARRYTAPKAGGGMAFALRQFTRALDPIQSMPMLMHHPGWAASPQPGSYCAAGNPRIVTYQDRWADRVNLSANHELPRWQPVIADAMHASDLDRIFGTPGRESGASPAGRPAPSGT
- a CDS encoding alpha/beta hydrolase, translating into MNTLNSALAASALTVAVGSVSAADRPGVERNTAKFLQSLEGGKTLDTMTPADARAALVGAQAAPLVALPVADVSEKTIHVDGSDLKLTIVRPAGSKQKTLPAFMYFHGGGWVLGDFGTHERLVRDLVTGSGAVAVFVNYTLSPEAGHGVAIEQAYAATKWVAEHGKEIKVDGTRLAVAGNSAGGNLAAVVALMANEKGAPALRSQVLLCPVTDANFDTPSYKEFADGYFLTKDLMVWFWDHYTTDAEARKRIYASPLQATTEQLKGLPPALIQTAEFDVLRDEAEAYGRKLDAAGVHVKSVRYNGMIHDFGLSNGFSHLPAPRSAIAQASQELKANLSR
- the dusA gene encoding tRNA dihydrouridine(20/20a) synthase DusA, with product MMDWTDRHCRYLHRLLSRHALLYTEMVTTGALIHGDVERHLRFNAEEHPVALQLGGSEPADLAQAARLGAQWGYGEINLNCGCPSERVQRGAFGACLMNEPQLVADGVKAMVDVVDVPVTVKHRIGIDQSEDYGFVRDFVGTVADAGCRVFIVHARNAWLKGLSPKENREVPPLRYDVVQRLKADFPHLTIALNGGLATDEAVADALGRVDGAMVGREAYHNPWWLARWDALYFGTADNALTREGIEAAMVDYMAREAALHGTHWYSIARHMLGLRHGLPGARRWRQVWSDHRLKGLPAHEVMALAQAPQRGEPMAASADLAPAR
- a CDS encoding saccharopine dehydrogenase family protein, encoding MPSTPISHRIAILGAGHIGFAMAVLLQEAGGYEVTVADRDPEALARAGALGVGTALLQDDGALEAAVTGQFAVLNALPFHRAVPVATACVRQGVHYFDLTEDVRSTQAIRALAQGARSVLMPQCGLAPGFIGVVGNDLAQRFDTLNDLRMRVGALPRYPLGALRYNLTWSTEGLINEYCNPCEAIVDGQPTTVAALDGLETFALDGVEYEAFNTSGGLGTLPETWAGRARRMDYQSIRYPGHCAILKLLLNDLRLRDRRDLLKDIFEAAIPATEQDVIVVFASASGLRGGRLVQDAYSARIVGAKVGGHALNAIQLTTAASICAALDLVVQGRLPQSGFIRQEQIALADFLGNRFGRAYRDHALVQAEGAAAA
- a CDS encoding nuclear transport factor 2 family protein — protein: MKATFLKTLIFAAIAVGMGATAHAADAPTRPQANQGKTMSKPTYVQDYQAISEVLNKYIEGCKQAKSSIMKSAFSPQATMYSVGPDGKLTGGAIPILFEGIDKDFRPSPDAAAAITRIEIVGTAASARIDANDMSGISFTDFFHLLKVDGQWTVVSKIFQAHAAP